The proteins below come from a single Miscanthus floridulus cultivar M001 chromosome 1, ASM1932011v1, whole genome shotgun sequence genomic window:
- the LOC136540087 gene encoding fluoride export protein 1-like: MESSSARSNVSEGNNLGYARSTSMDSTGPPLASRSGSMLSRRSSRQGSRGSISLSRDMGDSILSSMRHSLQSADQLLGDIDSSVLAQLIESGRVLSPEGDVDEDTARISEHHKIGPLPDDAIKQNSNKFASAPASSAETKDTTISNVLADSSTKVEPYKLSLRLDYAAYMIHLAVFGFFGVFTRYGLQKLFGPDCLALTSDQSPLYPDLPSNMLGSFLMGWFGIIFKADIRYISDHLIVGITTGYMGSLTTFSGWNQKMVGLSSKGHWVYAIAGVVLGMFIVNESITIGAETGERLRSLILKYITEKSLIGHKYDWKHWRVDTRTKQFVILSVMIILMSFFWILSIVLTVVKMHSLADGAVLWMGCSVAPPGVWLRWYLARLNGQGIGKQRSLKWLPIGTLVANVLAAGIMAILAVTSKAVHTERSTTIISGIQLGFLGCLSTVSTFAAEVYTMRRSGQIARALFMPHPLSCFLLFWEL; the protein is encoded by the exons AAGCAGCAGACAGGGCTCAAGGGGATCCATCAGCCTCTCAAGGGATATGGGGGACTCCATACTGAGCTCGATGAGGCATTCTCTTCAGTCGGCGGATCAATTGCTAGGAGACATCGATAGCTCAGTTCTGGCTCAGCTCATCGAAAGTGGTCGTGTTCTATCACCCGAAGGCGATGTTGATGAGGATACAGCAAGAATCTCTGAGCATCATAAGATTGGCCCTCTTCCAGATGATGCAATAAAGCAAAACAGCAACAAATTTGCATCAGCACCTGCATCTTCAGCAGAGACAAAAGATACTACTATTTCTAACGTCCTAGCAGATTCATCTACCAAG GTTGAACCATATAAGCTTTCTCTGAGGCTCGACTATGCTGCTTACATGATCCATTTAGCTGTCTTTGGCTTTTTCGGG GTATTCACAAGGTATGGGCTCCAAAAGCTGTTTGGCCCAGACTGCTTGGCACTCACCTCAGACCAAAGCCCGCTTTACCCTGACCTTCCATCTAATATG CTTGGATCTTTCTTGATGGGCTGGTTTGGTATCATATTCAAGGCTGATATACGATACATATCTGACCATCTTATCGTCGGAATCACAACTGGATACATGGGAAGCCTTACAACCTTCAGTGGGTGGAACCAGAAAATGGTTGGTTTGTCTTCCAAAGGCCACTGGGTATATGCTATAGCGGGCGTAGTACTAG GGATGTTCATTGTCAATGAATCCATCACGATTGGTGCTGAGACGGGTGAGCGCCTACGGAGTTTGATCCTGAAATACATCACGGAGAAGAGTTTGATAGGTCACAAATATGACTGGAAGCACTGGAGGGTGGATACCAGGACTAAGCAGTTTGTGATTTTGTCAGTGATGATAATTTTGATGTCTTTCTTTTGGATTTTGAGCATAGTGTTGACTGTAGTAAAGATGCATAGTCTTGCTGACGGTGCTGTCCTTTGGATGGGCTGTTCGGTAGCACCTCCAGGAGTTTGGCTACGCTGGTACCTGGCAAGGCTCAATGGCCAGGGAATTGGCAAGCAGAGATCCTTGAAATGGCTGCCCATTGGGACCCTGGTAGCCAATGTTCTTGCTGCAGGCATCATGGCCATTCTTGCTGTAACCTCCAAAGCG GTACATACAGAGCGATCGACAACTATTATTAGTGGAATACAGCTTGGCTTCCTTGGTTGCTTGAGCACAGTGTCTACTTTTGCTGCTGAAGTGTATACAATGAGAAGAAGCGGGCAGATTGCCAGGGCCTTGTTTATGCCGCATCCACTTTCCTGCTTTCTTTTGTTCTGGGAACTCTAG